The window CTTTCTTTCACGCTCTCGCAGAGCGGAATGGCTAAGCGCTTCATCCGCCTCAAGGAAGGCAGATGGCGCCTTTCTGCTACCATAAGTACCATTGGCGCAACTGCAACCGGCATTGTTACGCTTGTGCTTGCAACCATGAAGGCGCGCGAAGGCGCCTGGATTGTTCTGATCTTGATTCCCTCGTTCAGTTTTATGTTTTGGAAGATCCACAGTCACTATATCCAGCTTGGAAATCAACTTCGGCTGACTCCGGAGGATTCCTTTACTCCAATCAAGAACACAATCATTGTGCTTACTCCCTCACTCCATAGGGGTATTTTGCGAGCCCTTGAGTACGCCAAGGGGCTGTCAGCGGATGTAAGAGCTCTGCATATTGAGGTAGATCCCGTTGATACCGCTCTTTTAATAGAGCGGTGGGAAAAGTGGAGTGGTGGCATTCCGCTTGTAATTTTGGAGTCGCCATATAGGTCATTAGTCGCACCGCTTCTTGAATATCTTGAGGAAGCAAAGCATGAGAGGGAAAATTACTTGATAACTGTGATTATACCTGAATTTGTGCCTGCAAAGTGGTGGCATAAGTTGCTGCACAACCAATCGGGTTTGCTGTTGAAGTTCACGCTACTGTTCCGACGCGATATTGTGACAACAAACGTGCGTTATTATTTAGAACGCTAGGTAGCAGATTCTGGCGAAGGTAAATCATGATTATTCACGTAAGAGGCGATGTCATCGAGCTCAGTGGTTCGCTTCGCGAGAACTACTGGCCGGCATTGAAGTCGGCAGTCAGTTTGCAGCTGAAACGGTATCCAAATGGAATAGTGATTGATGGCCATGGGCTCACCGATATAGACGAAACCGGTGCACGCACATTCTTAGAGGCTAGCGACTACATTGAAGCACAAAGGGCAAGGGTAGTTGTAGCCCGACTTCCAGAGCACATTCTAGAGCAAATCCGCCAAATTCCAGGGGCCCGCTCGCAACTTCCGCTGGCGGCCACCGTAGAAGAGGCACGGGAGTCGCTGGCAGTTGGTGCAGGAGAGGCGGCTATTGAAATTCATCGCCGGCTGGCAATCCTTGTGCCGTTAGTTGGCGATTGGGCGAAAGCTCTTGAATATGCTGTACCCCAGGCACGTGCCCGAAGAACAGAGATACACCTCCTTTATGTTTTAGAAGTACCAAGAGCTTTGCCACTTGGAGTACCATTGCCTGACAAGGAGCGTCAGGCGCGAGAGACTCTTGCTGAAGCAGAGCGAAGGCTCAAACGAACTGGTTTAACCATTCGCAAGCTTACGGTACGTTCGAGGACTTCTATCGAGGGAATCACGAAGTTTGTCTCAGAAACTGAACCTGAATTGCTCCTAGCAGCTTATCCTAAGAGCCATTTCGAGCGTGGTCACGAGCTTTACAGCGTTATCAGCGCTTTCTTCCAAGAAACGAAGTCTGATGTTGCCATATTTTGCACTGGGGCTCCCGAGTCTGGCGAGGGACCATGCCAGCCTGCACTGCTTGTTCCAATGATTGGTGCGTGGGAGGAAGCTGTTGAATTCGCCGCGACCCAGGCAGCTGCGGAAAAAGCCGAAATTCACCTACTTTATGTGCTCCAGGTTCCACGGACACAGCCGCTCGACGTTGCTTTGCCGGATGAAGAGCAAAATGCCCAAGCGACTCTTAGTGGAGCAGAGAAAATTGTTCGTAGGCATGGTTTGACTGTAAGACGGCATATCCAGAGGTCAAGGACCTTGTTCGATGGTATAGCCAAGTTTGCAGTAAGAACAAAGCCGAAACTCCTGCTATTATCATATTTTAGAGAAGATATGATTGACGAAAACAGCCGCTATGGAGAGATTATAACACTTTGCAATGAAGCTCCTTGCGATGTAGCTCTCATATTCACGCGGCATCTATCTTCGCCAGCAGATTAAAACCTGCATCATTAGTAAGGGGCGAAAACAGACAAAGGGTCTTTAAAAATAATCTGCAAAGCACAAGCCAGAGGTCTTTAGGGAAGAAAAACTTGAAGCTGGAATATAAACCTGATTTTGAAGAGGCAAAGAAATATTGGCGGGCTTATTGGGCAGGGGAGATTATTGATAGGCCGCTCATTGCCATTAAAGCCCCGAAGGGTGATAAGCGTCCCAAGGGCTTACGTGGGCTCAATGGACTAGAGGATTTTCGATTAGCAACTCAGCAGTACGATGAGGCGGCTGCTACTATTCATTGGCTAGGTGAGGCAATACCATTTATTCAGCCGAATTTTGGTCCGGACCAGTTTGCAGCATGGTTGGGTGCTGATCTCCAATACAATCCTGATGCGGGAGATACAAGCTGGTCTGTGCCAGTAATTCAAGATTGGGATGTGGATGGTCGTGAGATTGGATACCCCCACGGGGTTTGGTGGGAGCGGATGCTTGAATTCCAGCGAATTGCAGCAGAGATTGGCGATGGGAAATTCCTTGTTGGTGTTCCCGATATTCATAGCAATATGGATGCCCTTTCTGCACTTCGAGGTCCAGAGGCGCTATGTTTTGATTTTCTTGA is drawn from Armatimonadota bacterium and contains these coding sequences:
- a CDS encoding universal stress protein — its product is MIIHVRGDVIELSGSLRENYWPALKSAVSLQLKRYPNGIVIDGHGLTDIDETGARTFLEASDYIEAQRARVVVARLPEHILEQIRQIPGARSQLPLAATVEEARESLAVGAGEAAIEIHRRLAILVPLVGDWAKALEYAVPQARARRTEIHLLYVLEVPRALPLGVPLPDKERQARETLAEAERRLKRTGLTIRKLTVRSRTSIEGITKFVSETEPELLLAAYPKSHFERGHELYSVISAFFQETKSDVAIFCTGAPESGEGPCQPALLVPMIGAWEEAVEFAATQAAAEKAEIHLLYVLQVPRTQPLDVALPDEEQNAQATLSGAEKIVRRHGLTVRRHIQRSRTLFDGIAKFAVRTKPKLLLLSYFREDMIDENSRYGEIITLCNEAPCDVALIFTRHLSSPAD